A genomic region of Melanotaenia boesemani isolate fMelBoe1 chromosome 13, fMelBoe1.pri, whole genome shotgun sequence contains the following coding sequences:
- the LOC121652404 gene encoding ninjurin-1-like isoform X1 yields MINNSTSNRASVAEATHPDAQPSGPAPLNMNHYANKKSAAESMLDVALLMANASQLKAMLDQGPNISFYTPTVTLISISLCLQITVGVLLIFTGWTTVQWNVNDEQKHWRLNLMENLTISLVFIIVVANVFITAFGVHRPNRIN; encoded by the exons ATGATAAACAACAGCACCAGCAACAGGGCGAGTGTGGCCGAG GCCACCCATCCAGATGCTCAGCCCAGTGGACCAGCCCCTCTGAACATGAACCACTATGCCAATAAGAAGAGTGCAGCTGAGAGCATGCTGGATGTGGCTCTGCTGATGGCCAATGCCTCTCAATTAAAGGCCATGCTGGATCAGGGACCAAACATCTCCTTTTACACCCCCACTGTCACCCTAATCAGcatctctctctgtctgcagaTCACAGTTGGGGTCCTGCTTATCTTCACAG ggTGGACAACAG TGCAATGGAATGTGAATGATGAGCAAAAACACTGGAGGCTAAACTTGATGGAAAACTTGACCATAAGCCTGGTTTTTATCATAGTGGTGGCCAATGTCTTCATCACAGCCTTTGGAGTTCACAGACCAAACCGTATCAACTGA
- the LOC121652404 gene encoding ninjurin-1-like isoform X3, with the protein MNHYANKKSAAESMLDVALLMANASQLKAMLDQGPNISFYTPTVTLISISLCLQITVGVLLIFTGWTTVQWNVNDEQKHWRLNLMENLTISLVFIIVVANVFITAFGVHRPNRIN; encoded by the exons ATGAACCACTATGCCAATAAGAAGAGTGCAGCTGAGAGCATGCTGGATGTGGCTCTGCTGATGGCCAATGCCTCTCAATTAAAGGCCATGCTGGATCAGGGACCAAACATCTCCTTTTACACCCCCACTGTCACCCTAATCAGcatctctctctgtctgcagaTCACAGTTGGGGTCCTGCTTATCTTCACAG ggTGGACAACAG TGCAATGGAATGTGAATGATGAGCAAAAACACTGGAGGCTAAACTTGATGGAAAACTTGACCATAAGCCTGGTTTTTATCATAGTGGTGGCCAATGTCTTCATCACAGCCTTTGGAGTTCACAGACCAAACCGTATCAACTGA
- the LOC121652404 gene encoding ninjurin-1-like isoform X2, with the protein MINNSTSNRASVAEATHPDAQPSGPAPLNMNHYANKKSAAESMLDVALLMANASQLKAMLDQGPNISFYTPTVTLISISLCLQITVGVLLIFTVQWNVNDEQKHWRLNLMENLTISLVFIIVVANVFITAFGVHRPNRIN; encoded by the exons ATGATAAACAACAGCACCAGCAACAGGGCGAGTGTGGCCGAG GCCACCCATCCAGATGCTCAGCCCAGTGGACCAGCCCCTCTGAACATGAACCACTATGCCAATAAGAAGAGTGCAGCTGAGAGCATGCTGGATGTGGCTCTGCTGATGGCCAATGCCTCTCAATTAAAGGCCATGCTGGATCAGGGACCAAACATCTCCTTTTACACCCCCACTGTCACCCTAATCAGcatctctctctgtctgcagaTCACAGTTGGGGTCCTGCTTATCTTCACAG TGCAATGGAATGTGAATGATGAGCAAAAACACTGGAGGCTAAACTTGATGGAAAACTTGACCATAAGCCTGGTTTTTATCATAGTGGTGGCCAATGTCTTCATCACAGCCTTTGGAGTTCACAGACCAAACCGTATCAACTGA
- the LOC121652404 gene encoding ninjurin-1-like isoform X4, producing the protein MINNSTSNRASVAEATHPDAQPSGPAPLNMNHYANKKSAAESMLDVALLMANASQLKAMLDQGPNISFYTPTVTLISISLCLQITVGVLLIFTVSLMPTVCQLLPDNESASQTIY; encoded by the exons ATGATAAACAACAGCACCAGCAACAGGGCGAGTGTGGCCGAG GCCACCCATCCAGATGCTCAGCCCAGTGGACCAGCCCCTCTGAACATGAACCACTATGCCAATAAGAAGAGTGCAGCTGAGAGCATGCTGGATGTGGCTCTGCTGATGGCCAATGCCTCTCAATTAAAGGCCATGCTGGATCAGGGACCAAACATCTCCTTTTACACCCCCACTGTCACCCTAATCAGcatctctctctgtctgcagaTCACAGTTGGGGTCCTGCTTATCTTCACAG TGAGCTTGATGCCTACTGTTTGCCAGCTCTTGCCCGACAATGAATCAGCCTCACAAACCATCTACTGA